One Methylocapsa sp. D3K7 DNA window includes the following coding sequences:
- the infC gene encoding translation initiation factor IF-3, with amino-acid sequence MKAPPVPQKDGPRINRDIHVREVQLIDAEGKNHGVVETLQAQQLADDAGLDLVEIVPTANPPVCKILDYGKFRFLEQKKSAEARKKQKIVEIKEIKLRPGIDDHDYGVKMKAVRRFFEEGDKVKVTLRFRGREMAHQELGFRLLERVKTETGTIAKVEAEPSMEGRQMIMVLAPK; translated from the coding sequence ATGAAAGCCCCGCCGGTCCCGCAGAAGGACGGGCCGCGTATAAACCGTGACATCCACGTCCGCGAAGTCCAGTTAATCGATGCCGAAGGCAAAAACCATGGCGTCGTCGAGACTCTTCAAGCCCAGCAATTGGCCGACGATGCGGGACTTGATCTTGTCGAAATTGTTCCGACCGCCAATCCCCCGGTCTGCAAAATCCTCGATTACGGCAAATTCCGCTTCCTGGAGCAGAAAAAATCTGCGGAAGCCCGGAAAAAGCAGAAGATCGTCGAGATCAAGGAGATCAAGCTGCGCCCGGGAATCGATGACCATGATTACGGCGTCAAAATGAAAGCCGTGCGCCGGTTTTTCGAGGAAGGTGACAAAGTGAAAGTCACTTTGCGGTTCCGCGGCCGCGAGATGGCGCATCAGGAGCTGGGATTCCGCTTGCTTGAACGGGTGAAAACCGAGACCGGAACCATCGCTAAGGTCGAGGCCGAACCGTCCATGGAGGGCCGCCAGATGATTATGGTCCTCGCGCCAAAATAG
- a CDS encoding glucokinase encodes MNFPYPVLVCDIGGTNARFALAPAPGAPLVAGPRLKTKDFPALEDALAVAITGFANKPRSLIACAAGPVSGRGVKLTNADWRIDGLTVAAKAGLGQGLLLNDFEAQALSLPVLKPAWVTPVGSYEQKPGVELILGLGTGFGAAALVHSGGRHLVLASEAGHMDFGPLGAEEAAIWRHLDTEGLGRVCAETVLSGSGLLRLHHARCAAAGNATDVESEIALIGKARAQPAGEEARTLRLCWTLTGRFAGDLALAFLAKGGVTLAGGILPRILDFCDPADFRAAFENKAPYGDMMRAIGTRLIVTEDAVLTGMASIAAAPQDYAIDYENRVWG; translated from the coding sequence GTGAATTTTCCTTATCCGGTTCTGGTATGCGACATTGGTGGCACCAATGCACGATTTGCCTTAGCGCCAGCTCCGGGCGCGCCCCTCGTGGCAGGGCCGCGTCTCAAGACCAAGGATTTCCCGGCGCTTGAAGACGCTCTAGCGGTGGCTATTACGGGTTTTGCCAATAAGCCGCGCAGCCTGATCGCCTGCGCCGCCGGTCCGGTCAGCGGACGCGGCGTCAAATTGACCAACGCGGATTGGCGTATCGATGGCCTCACAGTTGCGGCAAAGGCGGGGCTTGGGCAGGGTCTGCTCCTCAACGATTTCGAAGCCCAAGCTCTGAGCCTCCCGGTGCTGAAGCCCGCTTGGGTGACGCCGGTTGGCTCCTACGAGCAAAAACCCGGCGTCGAGCTTATCCTCGGTCTTGGCACGGGGTTCGGCGCCGCCGCCCTGGTCCATAGCGGTGGCCGCCATCTCGTCTTGGCGAGTGAGGCCGGACACATGGATTTCGGGCCTTTGGGAGCGGAGGAGGCCGCGATTTGGCGCCATCTCGATACTGAGGGACTTGGCCGGGTCTGCGCCGAAACCGTCCTCTCCGGTTCCGGCCTTCTGCGCCTTCACCACGCGCGCTGCGCGGCGGCGGGCAATGCAACGGATGTGGAAAGCGAAATCGCCCTGATCGGCAAAGCCCGCGCGCAACCCGCTGGAGAAGAAGCGCGGACTCTGCGGCTTTGCTGGACGCTCACGGGCCGTTTCGCGGGCGATCTCGCACTGGCCTTCCTGGCCAAAGGAGGCGTTACCCTCGCCGGCGGAATCTTACCGCGAATTCTCGATTTCTGTGATCCGGCGGATTTTCGCGCTGCTTTCGAGAACAAGGCGCCCTACGGAGACATGATGCGCGCCATCGGCACAAGGCTCATCGTCACCGAGGACGCCGTTCTGACCGGCATGGCCTCGATCGCGGCGGCCCCGCAAGATTACGCCATCGATTACGAAAATCGTGTCTGGGGGTGA
- a CDS encoding glycosyltransferase — MTQAFRLPFQQGAAHPLAGAAVLQLVPDLEANFTAQAAIDIATALDAAGARALIACEGGRMTGELQAKGGIFVPFPSRSKNPFAMALNARRLARLIATERADIVHVHSRALAWVAYGATRMTQTPLVTSFQSGGLGANPITLRYNSILARGDAVLADSYFSAELARKLHAPSAAKIRVVPQGVDCRIFAPDTVAPARVQDMRRRWKVAPHEQIVLLMAQTSHVSAPKLLIEAARLLTRSGLTGVKFILAYDGKAGAIARAIDKAIAREGLQGIMYRVLSPDMPAAYLAASVVVVLPDGLQQPACDAAIQAQAMGTPVIAANTGAAPEIILAPPKVGESARTGFLIKPGDSAALAMAIAHVLSLGASAAGKLSSRARRHAEMHFSTEHICAETLEAYAALRCGSE, encoded by the coding sequence ATGACGCAAGCTTTTCGCCTTCCATTTCAACAGGGCGCCGCGCATCCGTTGGCTGGTGCTGCTGTGCTTCAGCTTGTTCCGGATCTCGAGGCAAATTTCACCGCTCAGGCGGCGATCGACATCGCCACCGCGCTCGATGCGGCTGGGGCGCGAGCGCTCATTGCTTGCGAAGGTGGCCGGATGACGGGAGAGTTGCAAGCCAAGGGCGGCATCTTCGTGCCATTTCCCTCACGCAGCAAAAACCCGTTTGCCATGGCGTTGAACGCGCGCCGCCTGGCGCGGCTCATAGCAACTGAACGCGCCGACATCGTGCATGTGCATTCGCGCGCCTTGGCTTGGGTTGCCTATGGCGCGACCCGCATGACGCAAACGCCCTTGGTCACCAGCTTTCAATCGGGCGGCCTGGGGGCCAACCCCATCACGTTGCGGTATAATTCGATTTTGGCACGCGGAGATGCGGTGCTCGCCGATTCGTATTTCTCGGCCGAACTCGCGCGTAAACTCCATGCGCCCTCGGCCGCCAAAATCCGCGTCGTCCCGCAGGGCGTCGATTGCCGGATTTTCGCGCCGGACACGGTGGCGCCAGCCCGTGTTCAGGACATGCGGCGGCGATGGAAAGTCGCGCCGCACGAACAGATCGTGCTGCTGATGGCGCAAACGAGCCACGTCAGTGCGCCCAAACTCCTCATCGAGGCGGCTCGGCTTTTGACGCGAAGCGGCCTCACGGGTGTTAAATTTATCCTTGCCTACGACGGAAAGGCGGGAGCCATCGCTCGCGCGATCGACAAGGCCATCGCGAGAGAAGGGCTGCAAGGCATCATGTACCGGGTGCTCAGCCCCGATATGCCCGCAGCCTATCTGGCGGCTTCGGTCGTCGTTGTCTTGCCGGACGGGCTACAACAACCTGCGTGCGACGCCGCCATCCAAGCGCAGGCCATGGGGACGCCGGTCATCGCGGCGAATACCGGCGCGGCTCCGGAAATCATTCTCGCGCCGCCCAAGGTCGGCGAGTCCGCGCGCACCGGTTTCCTCATCAAGCCAGGCGATTCGGCGGCGCTGGCGATGGCGATCGCCCACGTCTTGAGCCTCGGAGCCAGCGCGGCCGGCAAACTGTCCTCGCGCGCTAGGAGGCACGCCGAAATGCACTTTTCCACGGAGCACATCTGCGCGGAAACCCTCGAAGCCTATGCCGCGTTGCGGTGCGGAAGTGAGTAA